One genomic region from Salinicola endophyticus encodes:
- a CDS encoding pirin family protein, translated as MSTLVPRGVVVQHPAIRDDIGDLTTRRPLPGPRLLQLDPFLFLNHHGPQVYPAHNRGLPFGPHPHRGFETVTFILEGSLAHADSADHQSVIHAGGVQWMTAGSGIVHAEISPPEFLRDGGPLEILQLWINLPARLKMSEPRYTGLQRESIPTIAPATGVELNLIAGEFEGHCGPIESLTEVFMSTLTLAAGAEVELPVPAGRQIFLYVVDGEVAVAGSVVKPQHLIELDDAGDGVALAASGRTRLLFGHADPIDEPVISHGPFVMNTREEIVAAIDDYQAGRFGGLA; from the coding sequence ATGTCTACCCTCGTTCCCCGCGGCGTCGTTGTCCAGCACCCGGCCATCCGTGACGATATCGGCGATCTGACCACTCGGCGCCCGCTGCCGGGGCCGCGCTTGCTGCAGCTCGATCCGTTTCTGTTTCTCAATCATCACGGGCCCCAGGTCTATCCGGCCCACAACCGGGGGCTGCCGTTCGGCCCGCATCCGCACCGTGGCTTCGAAACGGTGACCTTCATTCTCGAAGGCTCGCTGGCCCACGCCGACAGTGCCGACCACCAGAGCGTGATTCACGCTGGCGGCGTGCAGTGGATGACCGCCGGCAGCGGCATCGTCCACGCCGAGATCTCTCCGCCCGAGTTCCTGCGTGACGGTGGGCCGTTGGAGATCCTGCAACTGTGGATCAACCTGCCGGCCAGGTTGAAGATGAGCGAGCCGCGTTACACCGGGCTGCAGCGGGAGTCGATTCCGACGATTGCCCCGGCCACTGGCGTTGAGCTGAACCTGATAGCCGGTGAGTTCGAGGGCCACTGCGGGCCTATCGAGAGCCTGACCGAGGTGTTCATGTCGACGCTGACGCTCGCTGCGGGCGCCGAGGTCGAGCTGCCGGTGCCAGCGGGACGCCAGATCTTTCTCTACGTGGTCGACGGGGAGGTGGCGGTGGCCGGAAGCGTGGTGAAACCGCAGCATTTGATCGAGCTGGATGACGCCGGTGATGGCGTCGCACTGGCCGCCTCGGGGCGCACCCGGCTACTTTTCGGTCACGCCGACCCGATCGATGAGCCGGTCATCTCCCATGGCCCGTTCGTGATGAATACCCGGGAGGAGATCGTGGCGGCTATCGATGACTACCAGGCCGGGCGCTTCGGCGGTCTGGCGTGA